The Triticum aestivum cultivar Chinese Spring chromosome 3A, IWGSC CS RefSeq v2.1, whole genome shotgun sequence genome includes a region encoding these proteins:
- the LOC123062391 gene encoding type I inositol polyphosphate 5-phosphatase 10 isoform X2 → MASAGEGKMKGCRPKLFGAKEKKSAKRTDSPSCNAAAELGPSPSKTVSASPLRTLSGVKSIRLSHFLAQPSSINRTTEPIRIFVSTWNVGGKAPTAELNMDDFVPPHDHSDIYVLGFQEIVPLNAGNVLVIEDNEPAARWLVLINQALNRPAHNDTNVFQRPTSPSVDSTSSRASSSLDTSFSELTKTASGSAIFQKSSLKAIRKPFMPMQRKRLKACNCPAEMIKSSYRDACFRRPKKHADETDSSGEEEKENTRDSCGSVLSEVTSAPTARDKLKYNLIVCKQMVGIFVTVWVKKELVQHIGHLRTSCIGRGILGCLGNKGCISVSMTVHQTSFCFICSHLASGQKEGDEFRRNSDVLEIMRLTLFSRLCRRIGRRIPEKILEHDKVIWFGDLNYRIALSYEDTKRLLTENNWDALFEKDQLKIERDAGRVFRGWNEGKIYFAPTYKYSSNSDAYAGETATSNKKRRTPAWCDRILWQGDGTSQLSYYRGESRFSDHRPVCGTFIVEVEALNRKTKRCSSNADMKIGAEELLPTDKNKEEPAHWDSSCASPTPPDQSSTPWWRRCCYLSNHDVPAEA, encoded by the exons ATGGCCTCCGCGGGTGAGGGAAAAATGAAG GGTTGCCGCCCCAAACTTTTCGGTGCAAAGGAGAAGAAATCTGCAAAGAGGACCGACAGTCCAAGCTGCAATGCAG CAGCTGAGCTTGGACCAAGTCCTTCTAAGACAGTATCCGCTTCCCCCTTGAGAACACTTTCAG GAGTTAAGAGCATACGTCTCAGCCATTTCCTGGCCCAACCTTCTTCTATTAATAGAACAACTGAGCCCATCAG AATTTTTGTCTCTACCTGGAACGTCGGTGGGAAAGCACCTACTGCTGAACTGAACATGGATGATTTTGTTCCACCTCATGATCATTCAGATATTTATGTGTTGGG TTTTCAGGAAATTGTTCCTCTCAATGCTGGTAATGTGCTTGTGATAGAAGACAATGAACCAGCTGCAAGGTGGCTTGTTCTTATAAACCAAGCACTAAACCGGCCAGCTCATAATGATACCAATGTCTTTCAGCGTCCGACATCTCCATCTGTCGATTCTACTTCATCTCGAGCTTCTTCAAGCCTCGACACTTCATTCTCTGAATTAACAAAAACAGCAAGTGGTTCCGCAATCTTCCAGAAATCTTCCCTCAAAGCCATTAGAAAACCTTTCATGCCAATGCAGAGAAAACGGCTTAAGGCCTGCAACTGCCcagcagaaatgatcaaatcatCGTACAGGGATGCTTGCTTTCGGCGCCCGAAAAAACATGCTGACGAGACTGATTCCTCGGGAGAGGAAGAGAAAGAGAACACGAGGGATTCTTGCGGCTCTGTGCTAAGTGAAGTAACTTCCGCTCCCACCGCAAGGGATAAGCTAAAATATAACCTCATAGTATGCAAACAAATGGTTGGTATTTTTGTCACTGTGTGGGTAAAGAAAGAACTAGTGCAACACATCGGCCATCTAAGAACGTCTTGCATAGGGCGAGGAATTCTTGGCTGTCTTGGAAACAAG GGATGTATATCAGTAAGCATGACAGTGCACCAGACAAGCTTTTGTTTCATCTGCAGCCATTTGGCTTCAGGTCAGAAAGAAGGGGACGAATTCAGAAGAAACTCTGATGTTCTAGAGATAATGCGGCTCACACTGTTTTCGAGGCTTTGCAGGAGAATTGGGCGAAGAATTCCTGAGAAAATTCTTGAGCATGA TAAGGTAATATGGTTTGGGGATTTGAACTACCGTATTGCACTGAGCTATGAAGATACGAAAAGGCTTTTGACGGAAAATAATTGGGATGCCCTTTTCGAAAAGGATCAG CTAAAAATTGAACGAGATGCTGGACGAGTGTTCAGGGGATGGAATGAGGGGAAGATATATTTTGCTCCCACATACAAGTACTCCTCTAACTCGGATGCGTATGCTGGTGAGACTGCAACATCAAACAAAAAGAGGAGAACGCCAGCATG GTGTGATAGAATATTGTGGCAAGGAGACGGCACTTCACAGTTGTCCTACTACCGTGGAGAGTCCCGATTTTCAGATCATCGTCCTGTCTGTGGAACCTTCATTGTCGAGGTTGAGGCACTAAACAGAAAGACAAAGAGGTGTTCATCTAATGCTGACATGAAAATCGGTGCTGAAGAACTTTTACCAACGGACAAGAATAAGG
- the LOC123062391 gene encoding type I inositol polyphosphate 5-phosphatase 10 isoform X1, whose protein sequence is MASAGEGKMKGCRPKLFGAKEKKSAKRTDSPSCNAAAELGPSPSKTVSASPLRTLSGVKSIRLSHFLAQPSSINRTTEPIRIFVSTWNVGGKAPTAELNMDDFVPPHDHSDIYVLGFQEIVPLNAGNVLVIEDNEPAARWLVLINQALNRPAHNDTNVFQRPTSPSVDSTSSRASSSLDTSFSELTKTASGSAIFQKSSLKAIRKPFMPMQRKRLKACNCPAEMIKSSYRDACFRRPKKHADETDSSGEEEKENTRDSCGSVLSEVTSAPTARDKLKYNLIVCKQMVGIFVTVWVKKELVQHIGHLRTSCIGRGILGCLGNKGCISVSMTVHQTSFCFICSHLASGQKEGDEFRRNSDVLEIMRLTLFSRLCRRIGRRIPEKILEHDKVIWFGDLNYRIALSYEDTKRLLTENNWDALFEKDQLKIERDAGRVFRGWNEGKIYFAPTYKYSSNSDAYAGETATSNKKRRTPAWCDRILWQGDGTSQLSYYRGESRFSDHRPVCGTFIVEVEALNRKTKRCSSNADMKIGAEELLPTDKNKGKEEPAHWDSSCASPTPPDQSSTPWWRRCCYLSNHDVPAEA, encoded by the exons ATGGCCTCCGCGGGTGAGGGAAAAATGAAG GGTTGCCGCCCCAAACTTTTCGGTGCAAAGGAGAAGAAATCTGCAAAGAGGACCGACAGTCCAAGCTGCAATGCAG CAGCTGAGCTTGGACCAAGTCCTTCTAAGACAGTATCCGCTTCCCCCTTGAGAACACTTTCAG GAGTTAAGAGCATACGTCTCAGCCATTTCCTGGCCCAACCTTCTTCTATTAATAGAACAACTGAGCCCATCAG AATTTTTGTCTCTACCTGGAACGTCGGTGGGAAAGCACCTACTGCTGAACTGAACATGGATGATTTTGTTCCACCTCATGATCATTCAGATATTTATGTGTTGGG TTTTCAGGAAATTGTTCCTCTCAATGCTGGTAATGTGCTTGTGATAGAAGACAATGAACCAGCTGCAAGGTGGCTTGTTCTTATAAACCAAGCACTAAACCGGCCAGCTCATAATGATACCAATGTCTTTCAGCGTCCGACATCTCCATCTGTCGATTCTACTTCATCTCGAGCTTCTTCAAGCCTCGACACTTCATTCTCTGAATTAACAAAAACAGCAAGTGGTTCCGCAATCTTCCAGAAATCTTCCCTCAAAGCCATTAGAAAACCTTTCATGCCAATGCAGAGAAAACGGCTTAAGGCCTGCAACTGCCcagcagaaatgatcaaatcatCGTACAGGGATGCTTGCTTTCGGCGCCCGAAAAAACATGCTGACGAGACTGATTCCTCGGGAGAGGAAGAGAAAGAGAACACGAGGGATTCTTGCGGCTCTGTGCTAAGTGAAGTAACTTCCGCTCCCACCGCAAGGGATAAGCTAAAATATAACCTCATAGTATGCAAACAAATGGTTGGTATTTTTGTCACTGTGTGGGTAAAGAAAGAACTAGTGCAACACATCGGCCATCTAAGAACGTCTTGCATAGGGCGAGGAATTCTTGGCTGTCTTGGAAACAAG GGATGTATATCAGTAAGCATGACAGTGCACCAGACAAGCTTTTGTTTCATCTGCAGCCATTTGGCTTCAGGTCAGAAAGAAGGGGACGAATTCAGAAGAAACTCTGATGTTCTAGAGATAATGCGGCTCACACTGTTTTCGAGGCTTTGCAGGAGAATTGGGCGAAGAATTCCTGAGAAAATTCTTGAGCATGA TAAGGTAATATGGTTTGGGGATTTGAACTACCGTATTGCACTGAGCTATGAAGATACGAAAAGGCTTTTGACGGAAAATAATTGGGATGCCCTTTTCGAAAAGGATCAG CTAAAAATTGAACGAGATGCTGGACGAGTGTTCAGGGGATGGAATGAGGGGAAGATATATTTTGCTCCCACATACAAGTACTCCTCTAACTCGGATGCGTATGCTGGTGAGACTGCAACATCAAACAAAAAGAGGAGAACGCCAGCATG GTGTGATAGAATATTGTGGCAAGGAGACGGCACTTCACAGTTGTCCTACTACCGTGGAGAGTCCCGATTTTCAGATCATCGTCCTGTCTGTGGAACCTTCATTGTCGAGGTTGAGGCACTAAACAGAAAGACAAAGAGGTGTTCATCTAATGCTGACATGAAAATCGGTGCTGAAGAACTTTTACCAACGGACAAGAATAAGGGTAAAG
- the LOC123062391 gene encoding type I inositol polyphosphate 5-phosphatase 10 isoform X4, producing the protein MASAGEGKMKGCRPKLFGAKEKKSAKRTDSPSCNAAAELGPSPSKTVSASPLRTLSGVKSIRLSHFLAQPSSINRTTEPIRIFVSTWNVGGKAPTAELNMDDFVPPHDHSDIYVLGFQEIVPLNAGNVLVIEDNEPAARWLVLINQALNRPAHNDTNVFQRPTSPSVDSTSSRASSSLDTSFSELTKTASGSAIFQKSSLKAIRKPFMPMQRKRLKACNCPAEMIKSSYRDACFRRPKKHADETDSSGEEEKENTRDSCGSVLSEVTSAPTARDKLKYNLIVCKQMVGIFVTVWVKKELVQHIGHLRTSCIGRGILGCLGNKGCISVSMTVHQTSFCFICSHLASGQKEGDEFRRNSDVLEIMRLTLFSRLCRRIGRRIPEKILEHDKVIWFGDLNYRIALSYEDTKRLLTENNWDALFEKDQLKIERDAGRVFRGWNEGKIYFAPTYKYSSNSDAYAGETATSNKKRRTPAWCDRILWQGDGTSQLSYYRGESRFSDHRPVCGTFIVEVEALNRKTKRCSSNADMKIGAEELLPTDKNKGTSWSVSFHKITQ; encoded by the exons ATGGCCTCCGCGGGTGAGGGAAAAATGAAG GGTTGCCGCCCCAAACTTTTCGGTGCAAAGGAGAAGAAATCTGCAAAGAGGACCGACAGTCCAAGCTGCAATGCAG CAGCTGAGCTTGGACCAAGTCCTTCTAAGACAGTATCCGCTTCCCCCTTGAGAACACTTTCAG GAGTTAAGAGCATACGTCTCAGCCATTTCCTGGCCCAACCTTCTTCTATTAATAGAACAACTGAGCCCATCAG AATTTTTGTCTCTACCTGGAACGTCGGTGGGAAAGCACCTACTGCTGAACTGAACATGGATGATTTTGTTCCACCTCATGATCATTCAGATATTTATGTGTTGGG TTTTCAGGAAATTGTTCCTCTCAATGCTGGTAATGTGCTTGTGATAGAAGACAATGAACCAGCTGCAAGGTGGCTTGTTCTTATAAACCAAGCACTAAACCGGCCAGCTCATAATGATACCAATGTCTTTCAGCGTCCGACATCTCCATCTGTCGATTCTACTTCATCTCGAGCTTCTTCAAGCCTCGACACTTCATTCTCTGAATTAACAAAAACAGCAAGTGGTTCCGCAATCTTCCAGAAATCTTCCCTCAAAGCCATTAGAAAACCTTTCATGCCAATGCAGAGAAAACGGCTTAAGGCCTGCAACTGCCcagcagaaatgatcaaatcatCGTACAGGGATGCTTGCTTTCGGCGCCCGAAAAAACATGCTGACGAGACTGATTCCTCGGGAGAGGAAGAGAAAGAGAACACGAGGGATTCTTGCGGCTCTGTGCTAAGTGAAGTAACTTCCGCTCCCACCGCAAGGGATAAGCTAAAATATAACCTCATAGTATGCAAACAAATGGTTGGTATTTTTGTCACTGTGTGGGTAAAGAAAGAACTAGTGCAACACATCGGCCATCTAAGAACGTCTTGCATAGGGCGAGGAATTCTTGGCTGTCTTGGAAACAAG GGATGTATATCAGTAAGCATGACAGTGCACCAGACAAGCTTTTGTTTCATCTGCAGCCATTTGGCTTCAGGTCAGAAAGAAGGGGACGAATTCAGAAGAAACTCTGATGTTCTAGAGATAATGCGGCTCACACTGTTTTCGAGGCTTTGCAGGAGAATTGGGCGAAGAATTCCTGAGAAAATTCTTGAGCATGA TAAGGTAATATGGTTTGGGGATTTGAACTACCGTATTGCACTGAGCTATGAAGATACGAAAAGGCTTTTGACGGAAAATAATTGGGATGCCCTTTTCGAAAAGGATCAG CTAAAAATTGAACGAGATGCTGGACGAGTGTTCAGGGGATGGAATGAGGGGAAGATATATTTTGCTCCCACATACAAGTACTCCTCTAACTCGGATGCGTATGCTGGTGAGACTGCAACATCAAACAAAAAGAGGAGAACGCCAGCATG GTGTGATAGAATATTGTGGCAAGGAGACGGCACTTCACAGTTGTCCTACTACCGTGGAGAGTCCCGATTTTCAGATCATCGTCCTGTCTGTGGAACCTTCATTGTCGAGGTTGAGGCACTAAACAGAAAGACAAAGAGGTGTTCATCTAATGCTGACATGAAAATCGGTGCTGAAGAACTTTTACCAACGGACAAGAATAAGG GCACATCATGGAGCGTGAGCTTCCACAAAATAACACAATAA
- the LOC123062391 gene encoding type I inositol polyphosphate 5-phosphatase 10 isoform X5 produces MASAGEGKMKGCRPKLFGAKEKKSAKRTDSPSCNAAAELGPSPSKTVSASPLRTLSGVKSIRLSHFLAQPSSINRTTEPISFQEIVPLNAGNVLVIEDNEPAARWLVLINQALNRPAHNDTNVFQRPTSPSVDSTSSRASSSLDTSFSELTKTASGSAIFQKSSLKAIRKPFMPMQRKRLKACNCPAEMIKSSYRDACFRRPKKHADETDSSGEEEKENTRDSCGSVLSEVTSAPTARDKLKYNLIVCKQMVGIFVTVWVKKELVQHIGHLRTSCIGRGILGCLGNKGCISVSMTVHQTSFCFICSHLASGQKEGDEFRRNSDVLEIMRLTLFSRLCRRIGRRIPEKILEHDKVIWFGDLNYRIALSYEDTKRLLTENNWDALFEKDQLKIERDAGRVFRGWNEGKIYFAPTYKYSSNSDAYAGETATSNKKRRTPAWCDRILWQGDGTSQLSYYRGESRFSDHRPVCGTFIVEVEALNRKTKRCSSNADMKIGAEELLPTDKNKGKEEPAHWDSSCASPTPPDQSSTPWWRRCCYLSNHDVPAEA; encoded by the exons ATGGCCTCCGCGGGTGAGGGAAAAATGAAG GGTTGCCGCCCCAAACTTTTCGGTGCAAAGGAGAAGAAATCTGCAAAGAGGACCGACAGTCCAAGCTGCAATGCAG CAGCTGAGCTTGGACCAAGTCCTTCTAAGACAGTATCCGCTTCCCCCTTGAGAACACTTTCAG GAGTTAAGAGCATACGTCTCAGCCATTTCCTGGCCCAACCTTCTTCTATTAATAGAACAACTGAGCCCATCAG TTTTCAGGAAATTGTTCCTCTCAATGCTGGTAATGTGCTTGTGATAGAAGACAATGAACCAGCTGCAAGGTGGCTTGTTCTTATAAACCAAGCACTAAACCGGCCAGCTCATAATGATACCAATGTCTTTCAGCGTCCGACATCTCCATCTGTCGATTCTACTTCATCTCGAGCTTCTTCAAGCCTCGACACTTCATTCTCTGAATTAACAAAAACAGCAAGTGGTTCCGCAATCTTCCAGAAATCTTCCCTCAAAGCCATTAGAAAACCTTTCATGCCAATGCAGAGAAAACGGCTTAAGGCCTGCAACTGCCcagcagaaatgatcaaatcatCGTACAGGGATGCTTGCTTTCGGCGCCCGAAAAAACATGCTGACGAGACTGATTCCTCGGGAGAGGAAGAGAAAGAGAACACGAGGGATTCTTGCGGCTCTGTGCTAAGTGAAGTAACTTCCGCTCCCACCGCAAGGGATAAGCTAAAATATAACCTCATAGTATGCAAACAAATGGTTGGTATTTTTGTCACTGTGTGGGTAAAGAAAGAACTAGTGCAACACATCGGCCATCTAAGAACGTCTTGCATAGGGCGAGGAATTCTTGGCTGTCTTGGAAACAAG GGATGTATATCAGTAAGCATGACAGTGCACCAGACAAGCTTTTGTTTCATCTGCAGCCATTTGGCTTCAGGTCAGAAAGAAGGGGACGAATTCAGAAGAAACTCTGATGTTCTAGAGATAATGCGGCTCACACTGTTTTCGAGGCTTTGCAGGAGAATTGGGCGAAGAATTCCTGAGAAAATTCTTGAGCATGA TAAGGTAATATGGTTTGGGGATTTGAACTACCGTATTGCACTGAGCTATGAAGATACGAAAAGGCTTTTGACGGAAAATAATTGGGATGCCCTTTTCGAAAAGGATCAG CTAAAAATTGAACGAGATGCTGGACGAGTGTTCAGGGGATGGAATGAGGGGAAGATATATTTTGCTCCCACATACAAGTACTCCTCTAACTCGGATGCGTATGCTGGTGAGACTGCAACATCAAACAAAAAGAGGAGAACGCCAGCATG GTGTGATAGAATATTGTGGCAAGGAGACGGCACTTCACAGTTGTCCTACTACCGTGGAGAGTCCCGATTTTCAGATCATCGTCCTGTCTGTGGAACCTTCATTGTCGAGGTTGAGGCACTAAACAGAAAGACAAAGAGGTGTTCATCTAATGCTGACATGAAAATCGGTGCTGAAGAACTTTTACCAACGGACAAGAATAAGGGTAAAG
- the LOC123062391 gene encoding type I inositol polyphosphate 5-phosphatase 10 isoform X3 has translation MASAGEGKMKGCRPKLFGAKEKKSAKRTDSPSCNAAAELGPSPSKTVSASPLRTLSGVKSIRLSHFLAQPSSINRTTEPIRIFVSTWNVGGKAPTAELNMDDFVPPHDHSDIYVLGFQEIVPLNAGNVLVIEDNEPAARWLVLINQALNRPAHNDTNVFQRPTSPSVDSTSSRASSSLDTSFSELTKTASGSAIFQKSSLKAIRKPFMPMQRKRLKACNCPAEMIKSSYRDACFRRPKKHADETDSSGEEEKENTRDSCGSVLSEVTSAPTARDKLKYNLIVCKQMVGIFVTVWVKKELVQHIGHLRTSCIGRGILGCLGNKGCISVSMTVHQTSFCFICSHLASGQKEGDEFRRNSDVLEIMRLTLFSRLCRRIGRRIPEKILEHDKVIWFGDLNYRIALSYEDTKRLLTENNWDALFEKDQLKIERDAGRVFRGWNEGKIYFAPTYKYSSNSDAYAGETATSNKKRRTPAWCDRILWQGDGTSQLSYYRGESRFSDHRPVCGTFIVEVEALNRKTKRCSSNADMKIGAEELLPTDKNKGKGTSWSVSFHKITQ, from the exons ATGGCCTCCGCGGGTGAGGGAAAAATGAAG GGTTGCCGCCCCAAACTTTTCGGTGCAAAGGAGAAGAAATCTGCAAAGAGGACCGACAGTCCAAGCTGCAATGCAG CAGCTGAGCTTGGACCAAGTCCTTCTAAGACAGTATCCGCTTCCCCCTTGAGAACACTTTCAG GAGTTAAGAGCATACGTCTCAGCCATTTCCTGGCCCAACCTTCTTCTATTAATAGAACAACTGAGCCCATCAG AATTTTTGTCTCTACCTGGAACGTCGGTGGGAAAGCACCTACTGCTGAACTGAACATGGATGATTTTGTTCCACCTCATGATCATTCAGATATTTATGTGTTGGG TTTTCAGGAAATTGTTCCTCTCAATGCTGGTAATGTGCTTGTGATAGAAGACAATGAACCAGCTGCAAGGTGGCTTGTTCTTATAAACCAAGCACTAAACCGGCCAGCTCATAATGATACCAATGTCTTTCAGCGTCCGACATCTCCATCTGTCGATTCTACTTCATCTCGAGCTTCTTCAAGCCTCGACACTTCATTCTCTGAATTAACAAAAACAGCAAGTGGTTCCGCAATCTTCCAGAAATCTTCCCTCAAAGCCATTAGAAAACCTTTCATGCCAATGCAGAGAAAACGGCTTAAGGCCTGCAACTGCCcagcagaaatgatcaaatcatCGTACAGGGATGCTTGCTTTCGGCGCCCGAAAAAACATGCTGACGAGACTGATTCCTCGGGAGAGGAAGAGAAAGAGAACACGAGGGATTCTTGCGGCTCTGTGCTAAGTGAAGTAACTTCCGCTCCCACCGCAAGGGATAAGCTAAAATATAACCTCATAGTATGCAAACAAATGGTTGGTATTTTTGTCACTGTGTGGGTAAAGAAAGAACTAGTGCAACACATCGGCCATCTAAGAACGTCTTGCATAGGGCGAGGAATTCTTGGCTGTCTTGGAAACAAG GGATGTATATCAGTAAGCATGACAGTGCACCAGACAAGCTTTTGTTTCATCTGCAGCCATTTGGCTTCAGGTCAGAAAGAAGGGGACGAATTCAGAAGAAACTCTGATGTTCTAGAGATAATGCGGCTCACACTGTTTTCGAGGCTTTGCAGGAGAATTGGGCGAAGAATTCCTGAGAAAATTCTTGAGCATGA TAAGGTAATATGGTTTGGGGATTTGAACTACCGTATTGCACTGAGCTATGAAGATACGAAAAGGCTTTTGACGGAAAATAATTGGGATGCCCTTTTCGAAAAGGATCAG CTAAAAATTGAACGAGATGCTGGACGAGTGTTCAGGGGATGGAATGAGGGGAAGATATATTTTGCTCCCACATACAAGTACTCCTCTAACTCGGATGCGTATGCTGGTGAGACTGCAACATCAAACAAAAAGAGGAGAACGCCAGCATG GTGTGATAGAATATTGTGGCAAGGAGACGGCACTTCACAGTTGTCCTACTACCGTGGAGAGTCCCGATTTTCAGATCATCGTCCTGTCTGTGGAACCTTCATTGTCGAGGTTGAGGCACTAAACAGAAAGACAAAGAGGTGTTCATCTAATGCTGACATGAAAATCGGTGCTGAAGAACTTTTACCAACGGACAAGAATAAGGGTAAAG GCACATCATGGAGCGTGAGCTTCCACAAAATAACACAATAA